CGCAGCACGGGACGGGAACCGAGTCCGTTGTCCGACCCCGGTCTCGAGAGCGCGAGTACCGACACCTTCGATCCCTCGACGTCCGTTTCCAGGCGCTCCCATCCCTCGGGTGTAGCAGCTCCTTGAGTCCGACCCTCTCTCGCGGCCGGTCCGCTGACCCCGTCCGCTGCCTCGTCGGTGGGGTCGAGGTCGGGGTTATGGCTCATTCCATCGTCCACCCGGCGAGCTCGTCGAACACGATTCCCCCGCCCGATCGTTCCCGAGCCCGCTCGCGCTGCCCGGAGTCGTCCGTCCCGTACTCGGACGTCGAACCGCCACCGGCATCGACGTGCTCCGAGAGCGTGGCTCGTTCCGACGGCGGCCGCATGTCCTCGGACTCGGTCCCCATCGTCGCGGTCGTGTCGACTACCTCGATTTCGATGGGTTCCGTCCCGTCGTCCACTTCATCGTCCAGCAGAGACCGGACCGGGTCGAGACCTGCGGTCTCCCGTGGGGTGAGTGAGCGTGATCCGATCGCCTCGTCGGGGGTCGGTACCCTGATCGACAGGGGGCCGTTGCCCGAGACGGTCTGCTCGGGTCCGAGCCATTCCGCCCCGGCGGAGAAGATCGTACCCCTGACCACGACCCGAACCTGGTACCTGAAGGAGGGGACGTAGTCCGGGTCACCGGTGAACAGGTTCCAGATACGCGGTTCGTTCTGGCCGTCGTAGTTCCACGCCATCCGCGTCCACCCGCGTTCACCACGCCCTTCCGTCGTGCCGTCGGGCTTGAACGCGACCTCGACGTACTGTCTGGAGTTCTCCAGTTCGACGTTCAGGAACATCGGTCCGACCAGCAGCTGACCGGCGTTGTCGGCGCGCACCTCCAACGCGAGGTCGTCGCTGGGCGTACCATACTCGCCGGGATCGATCTCTGCGATCTCCTTTTCGATCTGAACCGTCGTGTAGGGGTAGTCGCTCGGACCCGGCGGCTCTTTGAAGTGCACCCGACGTTTGACCATAACCCGGTCCGGCTCCCAGTCCTCCGGTGGGTCGGCCACCTCGTCTTTTCCTTTCCGACTGAATCGCAGTCGCGCCGGCTCCAGGTTACCGTCATCGAACACTTGGCCACGCCACATCAGGTTGCCCTGCGTATCGGGATAGCCAATCTGAACCGACATGAACTCGATCGGATCGCCGGCTACACCCCTCGCCCGGTCACCCCAGTTGGCGACCGGCCGTGCGACGCGCTGCACCACGCGGAACTCGGAGTCGAGGTTGATCGTCCGGAAGTAGCGTCGCTCAGCATCGGGGTCGTCCTTGATATCGTCGTAAAAGCCCCTGAGCGAGCTGCTGATTACGTGGTCGAGCAGGTAGCGCTCGTTGATCGTCTCCTCATAGCTGAGGTTTACGCGAGCGATCTCGTTGCTCGATCGCAGCGCGAGCCTGAAGTTTTTCGGTGAGAACAGGCTAAAGATAGAGCTCGGCGCGTCACCCGCGTCGGCGGCCTCAGCCTTGGTCGGTGGCCGAAAGATGATGTCCTTCGCTTGGTCGGTGAACTTGGTGACGACCAGGTCGATGCGCTTCTGGACGGCCTCCGCGTGATCGGGACCTGAGGGGGTCGTTCCATCTACGGACAGCTCGACGGTGATATCACCGTTCGTGATGAGACGGTCCAGTTCGAATTTGATGTCCGCCGCGGCCCAGAGCCGTCGTCCCTGAGCGTGGGCCGAGAACTGGTTGTGGATTCGCTCCCAGTTCCCCTCGATCTTCAGATGGACACTCTCGCTCCACACTCGAAGCTTCATCCACTGGGTCACCGCGACTGGGCTGTACTCCTGACGGAAGCCGTCCCAGAGGATGGCCGCTGGGATCATGCCGAGTCGACCGACGAACGCGTTCTCGCCGGCAGGATCGATAGATCCAGGTCCGCCGCCGTCCATCCGCTCATACCACATGTCCGGACCCGATCGAGTGTCGCCCCGTGACGTCCCGCCATCACTTTCGGACGGATCGATCAGCGACCGCGAGGGAACGGGTGGACCGGTGATGGCACTCCGTTGAGGTCCGGCCGTCCCACCAGCCGAGGATCCATCGCTGGATCCACTCGTAGCCCCTCCCGTCCGATCCGACGGGGCTTGTGGTTGATCGACCGCTTCGGACGAATCTCCACCCACCCGCGGATCGGCTCGAGGTCCACTTCGGACGTCGGTGTTCACGGCCGCGTCGTCGCCCGCCCCGATCGACTCATCGTCGGTCGTCCGTGAATCGTCCGCGGCCGATCGCTCCGCTCCCTCCCCTTCTATCGCCGAGACGCTACCGTCGGCGTTTGGCGACACGTTCGAGATCGACGTCTGGTTCGACGCGATCGGCACGATACCGAACTGGGGTGCGCGATCGGACCTGATCCCCCAGTACCGGTCGTCGTCACCTCGGAACTTCTCCCGGAGCTGCTCGTGGGCGCGTTGAAGGACGCCCTCGGGCGGTTTGCTCGTCGTCGTCACCGAGAGGATGCCGCCTGCGACCGACTCCTCCCCCTCGACACCCGAGTGAGTGTCCTCGCTCAGTTCACCCTGGAACTTCGCCATGGAGAACTTGTACCGACCCTGTGCGTTCTGTGCGATCCGGACCTCCGCGGGGAGCCAATAGAAGTGTGGTGACTTGCCTTCCCGCTGCAGGTCCGGGTTATTTCTGTCGGGAAGGTAGCAGACTCTGTACGAGCGGCCACCGTCCATGACTGCAAATTCCTCGATGTTGCCCTCGAATACGGGCCCCTTTGGTTCGACCATCTTTAATTCCTATACACACGTTACCATGCTTATTGGTAGCAAGTAACGTAAACTTACTACTGCAGACTGCATAACGCTTTCTACCGCGGGAGATATATTGTAATTTTTATGTAATAATTCACTGAGTGAGTTATGCTTGAGGTGATTACTACGATGGATGGCACATGGTCGATCGGGTCTGTTCGTCCTCGTTCCGGTTACTACGAGCAGATCGCCCGTCCCAACTCGTACTCCAGTTGATTTGGTATCCAGCTATTGTACAGATACGGACAGGTACGGCAAATGCTCTCCAAGTCGGTGGTCCGAGAATAGAGTACCTAATCCAACTCCCCCCCTGCGAGGTGTTTCGAATCACTCGATATTCTGATCAAATATGCCTACTAGTTTATTATCCTCCGAGGTAATTATATCTCAATTATAGTTTTTAGAAACCTAATTATTGGCGAGAGTGCCTTCTCAAAGACACTCATCGGTCTAGCTGGCGGCTTGACCGCCGCTTTCACCGTGCTCTCGATAGCATACTACCCGACGCTTGGATACCAGTCGCTCATCGCGGCATCGATCCTCATCGGTGCGTTCGTGAGCATGGTCCTCCTTCAAGCGAACAGATCGCTCACTCGACTTGGCGCGGCCTCCTCCGAGAGGACCCTCGACGAACTCGCGAGAGAGGCAGTCGGCTCGTTCGACTCTACCGATCGAGACACCCTCGAGGCGACGTCCTGGGTACCGATCGTGAGGAGTCTCCTGCAGGTCATCGTGAGCAAGTTCGTGTTCACCGCCGCCACGACGCTCGCGCTCCTGTTCAGCGTGCTCTGTGCCGTTCAGAGCGCGGTTTTACTGGGAGTGATCCTCTCCCAGCCCGACCTGCCGGCGGTCGTAAACACGACCGGCGCTCTGCTCTCGTTCGTGACGGGAGCGGCGGTCGTGGTGTTCACCATCGATAAGACCGCCTCGGTGTCCGACGATCAGAGGGCGTCCCAGCAGTCGTCCGATCAAGAGCTCGCGGCCGAAGAGACCGTACGGACCCCCTGACCGGTCGAGAATAGAGGGAAACGAACAACACTCGAGTCCGCGCTCGGTCGCATACACTCATAATTCCGTTGAACTTTGGGGAAACGAGGGCAATCGATGAGAGACGCGACGACCTATTCGAGGAGACGTCAACCTCCACACCTTCGCCGGTACGGGTGTGTTTGACCAAGTCGGGCAAGAGGACGTGACGATCCCCCCGGAGATGGGTTCATTTTCAAGTACGAACATTTGGGCGGTGTTGTCCGAACCTTCCGACCCGCACTTCCATGGGCGGTTCGTAGACGACGAGCCGTTCGATCGGTCGGTGGACCTCACGGTCGTCCCTCTCGAAGGGGAACTCGATCGTGGCTCGCCCTCGAATCGAGAGAGAACTCGTCGATCGTTCGCCCACCTTCGTTCAAGACCTCGAACTCCGCGGTCGATCCATCGAGCTCGACGACGATGGCGTGTCGATCGCTCTCGAAGACGTCGATGTACCACGCGTCTCTGTTGTCCCCTTCCCGAGGGCTCACACCCCACGCGCCATCGCCGACGTACCGAATCCCGTCCTCGGCGACCGTCCCGTCCCTGATGGGAACCGACCGTTTGTACGTGTGATCGTCGTGTTCGAGGGCGACGGTGATCTCGTACTCCTCGAAGAGGGGGACCCAGTGGGCACGGAGTTCTTCCTTCTCCTGTCTGTCCCAGTCCTTGTGCGAGGGAAAGGCGGTGTGATGGTACGAGGTGAACAGGTAGGGTCGATCCGTTCGTGCGGCGAGTGTCTCTTCGAGCCACCTGGTCTGTTCACCCACGATCGGGTTCGAGCACGCCGAATCGAGGATGACGAAACTGAGGTAGTCTCCGAAATCGAGGGTACCGTACCCGGGTTGGCCGGGGAAGGCGAACAGGTCGTAGAAGAACGGAGCGACGAACCGGCGGTGTTCGTCGGTCTGTGTGTAGTTCAACTGGTCGTAATATTCACGCCCGTCCACGAGTTCGTGATTACCGATCGCCACGATTATTGGAACTACCCTCCCGTCTCCGGAGACGAGCGTTTCCTTGTTGACGGCGAACCAATCGAACCAATCGGTCACCTGTTCGGGGTCTGCGTCGATGTAGGCGAAATCACCGCCCCACTGGATGAAATCAAGGTCGTATTCCATGGCCACTTCGTTGACCCGTCTGAGTGGCTCCGGATCGGACGACGTATCGCCACCGGTCGCGAATCGAAGCGGGCGATCCCGGGAGATCTCCGCGGGCATCGTCCGGAAGCGATACTCCGAATCGTACCCGGCGAACTGGAACCGATACTCCGTCCCGGGATTGAGGTCGGTGAGCTCGACACGGTGAATCGATCGTTCGTCTATCCCGTCTCGATCCGTCGTGGCGGGAAACGGTCGTGTCTCTCCTTCTATCTCCTGCCAGCTCTCGTTTCCGTCACGCCGGAACCGAAGGCGAGCCTCGGATGGACGACCGCTCACCGTGTGCCAGTCGACGGTCATCGTCGTCGTCGGATCGCGTCGCCACGTCAACAGCAGGCCCGTTACCCCGTCGGGGAGAGGTGGACGCTCTCCCTCGTCTCCCGACCTGAAGGCGGTGAGCAGTGAGAGCCCACCGCCAGCAGCGCCGATCAACCCGGAGAGTCCAGCGACGGAGGCGTACCGCAACACTGCTCTCCGCTGCTCTCCGGTACTGTCGTTCCTGCCACCATCGGTACCCTCGTAGTACAGCAAAACGGCAATGGCGACACCGCCAGCGATGAGAAGCGAGATTGCGAGCAGGGAGAGGGCGTACCAGAAGTACGAAGACTCCAACACGGTTTCAATGAGCCAGAGAATTCGAAGTTCGGAGACGACAGTAATAGCGAGATATCCCACCCTCGGTTTTGGAGTGCGTTCACATATTATTATTGACTCTGAAAAAGCCATCACGGGTACACATGAGGTGTTTCGTCCATACTGATCCTCAACGGAATCGGTCAGGAATATCTCCTACGCTCATGGGAAGCACGTTGTTGGTCGAGTATAGCTGGCGCTGGAGAAGCGTAGCGGGCAAGGGTGACGCTGTCGCGTCACCCGAATGCAATGTTCCCATTCGAATTGCTTAGCTCAGAGGCGAGCGCCGCGAACCTGCTGGAGCAGGTTCGCTGGCGTGACGGCCTCTACTGCCCGCGCTGCCAGTCTGAGTCGGCGATCAAACACGGCAGCTATCGAGAGTATCAGCGGTATCTCTGTAAGGATTGCGACCGCACGTTCAACCCAAAGACCGGCACGATCTTCGCGCACGCGAAGATCGGCCTTGATAAGCTGTTATTCGCGTTCTACTCGTTGCTCCGGTTCAACACGAGTATCCGCCAACTTGACGCTGAGCTTGACGTGTCGTATCGGTCGCTTCGGCGGCGCGTCGAGCAGTTCGCTAGAACGCTCGACGCGCCAGCCATTGATCTCGTAGGCCCGGTCGAAATCGACGAAGTCTACGTGACTGCGGGGCTGAAAGGCCGCGAGCGCGACTCCCGGTCGCGCTCGCGTGGGCTCTCGAAACGTGGTCGCGGAAGATATGGTGAGAACAAGCCACCAGTGTTCACACTCGTTGATCGTGGTAGCGACCAGCGATACGTGGTCCCAGCGAAATCCGCTGATGAATCGACTGTGCGACTCCTCCTCGGCGACCGCGAGGAGGAGTCGCTCACTGTCTACACTGACGGATTTCGAGCATACGATCCACTCGAAGAGGACGAGAACTACCAGCGAGAAGCCGTGATTCATAGCGAGGGCGAATATGTCGATGGAGACGCGCACGTGAACACCTGCGAGAGCCACGCGTCGCTTCTGCGACGGTGGCTCTCGCCCCATCGGGGCGTCTCAAAAGACAAGCTCACACCGTATCTCAGAGCCTTCCAGCTTCGTCGACGAATCTTACGAAAACCCGGTCAAGAAGCTCTCGAAGAGGTCGTTCAAACTGTACTCTGATTCACCAACAACGTGCTTCCCATGAGCGTATCTCCTATTGATGAATCGCCTTACGCACCTCAGCGTCACCGAAGAATAGAAGCAAGTGCTCGTGACGACTGTAAATGTTGTCAAATAATATTTTATCAACGATATCGATCGATAGATCGTCTTGCACTGAGAGGACGATGCTTAGCTGATAGCTTAGCCAAGAGTTTGTCATGGAGAGTGGTTCTCTATTTCACTCAATCGTATATTAGTTG
This region of Halalkalicoccus sp. CGA53 genomic DNA includes:
- a CDS encoding purple acid phosphatase family protein; protein product: MAFSESIIICERTPKPRVGYLAITVVSELRILWLIETVLESSYFWYALSLLAISLLIAGGVAIAVLLYYEGTDGGRNDSTGEQRRAVLRYASVAGLSGLIGAAGGGLSLLTAFRSGDEGERPPLPDGVTGLLLTWRRDPTTTMTVDWHTVSGRPSEARLRFRRDGNESWQEIEGETRPFPATTDRDGIDERSIHRVELTDLNPGTEYRFQFAGYDSEYRFRTMPAEISRDRPLRFATGGDTSSDPEPLRRVNEVAMEYDLDFIQWGGDFAYIDADPEQVTDWFDWFAVNKETLVSGDGRVVPIIVAIGNHELVDGREYYDQLNYTQTDEHRRFVAPFFYDLFAFPGQPGYGTLDFGDYLSFVILDSACSNPIVGEQTRWLEETLAARTDRPYLFTSYHHTAFPSHKDWDRQEKEELRAHWVPLFEEYEITVALEHDDHTYKRSVPIRDGTVAEDGIRYVGDGAWGVSPREGDNRDAWYIDVFESDRHAIVVELDGSTAEFEVLNEGGRTIDEFSLDSRASHDRVPLREGRP
- a CDS encoding IS1595 family transposase: MFPFELLSSEASAANLLEQVRWRDGLYCPRCQSESAIKHGSYREYQRYLCKDCDRTFNPKTGTIFAHAKIGLDKLLFAFYSLLRFNTSIRQLDAELDVSYRSLRRRVEQFARTLDAPAIDLVGPVEIDEVYVTAGLKGRERDSRSRSRGLSKRGRGRYGENKPPVFTLVDRGSDQRYVVPAKSADESTVRLLLGDREEESLTVYTDGFRAYDPLEEDENYQREAVIHSEGEYVDGDAHVNTCESHASLLRRWLSPHRGVSKDKLTPYLRAFQLRRRILRKPGQEALEEVVQTVL